From the genome of Candidatus Eremiobacteraceae bacterium:
GCGCATTGCCCTTGATCTCGGCGGGCGAACCCTCTGCGATCTTGCGCCCGTTCTGCAACACGGTGATCGTGTTCGAGAGCGACATCACGAGATCCATGTCATGTTCGATGAGCACGATCGTGTGCTGCTTGCTCAGGTCTTGCAGCATCTGCATCGTCTGCTTCGACTCGTCAAGCGACATGCCGGCGGTCGGCTCGTCGAAGAGCAGCAGGCTAGGATTGGCCGCGATGACCAGGCCGATCTCCAGACGCTTCTCGTCGCCGTGCGAGAGCGTGGCGGCTTGGGCGTACGCGAAGCGCGTCAAGCCGACCCGCTCCATGATCGCCTCGGCTTTGTCGTCGACCTCGCCCAACCACTTCGGCCGCACCAGGATCCCCGGCGCGTCGCCGTACGTCGCCTGCACGGCCACGCGCACGTTCTCGAACACGCTCAGCCCGCCGAAGATGTTGCTGATCTGGAACGAGCGGCCGATGCCTTTGCGCGTGATGAGGTGCGGCGGTAGACCCGTGATGTCCTCATCGCGGAAGAATATCTTGCCGGCCGTCGGCGCGAAATTACCGGTGAGCATGTTGAAGAACGTCGTCTTGCCCGCGCCGTTG
Proteins encoded in this window:
- a CDS encoding ABC transporter ATP-binding protein — translated: MSTIFRTEGLSKYFDSLKAVDGVDFAVEEGEIHAIIGPNGAGKTTFFNMLTGNFAPTAGKIFFRDEDITGLPPHLITRKGIGRSFQISNIFGGLSVFENVRVAVQATYGDAPGILVRPKWLGEVDDKAEAIMERVGLTRFAYAQAATLSHGDEKRLEIGLVIAANPSLLLFDEPTAGMSLDESKQTMQMLQDLSKQHTIVLIEHDMDLVMSLSNTITVLQNGRKIAEGSPAEIKGNAQVQQAYLGTAI